In Frondihabitans sp. PAMC 28766, a genomic segment contains:
- a CDS encoding alpha-L-arabinofuranosidase C-terminal domain-containing protein, producing MRLDVRSPQHGTEQYGEVESVVAAATIDDETGDVAVFAVNRSETDTTQLDLELGGALAGYRVVEHRVLQSDDPRATNTADAPDTVTPRAAAVAEPPALLPISWNVIRLQRA from the coding sequence CTGCGCCTCGACGTTCGATCACCCCAGCACGGCACCGAGCAGTACGGCGAGGTCGAGTCGGTCGTGGCCGCCGCGACCATCGACGACGAGACCGGCGACGTCGCCGTCTTCGCGGTCAACCGCTCGGAGACCGACACGACCCAGCTCGACCTGGAGCTCGGCGGCGCCCTCGCCGGCTACCGCGTGGTCGAGCACCGAGTGCTGCAGAGCGACGACCCGCGCGCCACGAACACGGCCGACGCGCCTGACACGGTCACGCCGCGCGCGGCCGCAGTCGCCGAGCCTCCCGCGCTCCTTCCGATCTCCTGGAACGTGATTCGCCTTCAGCGGGCTTAG
- a CDS encoding GntR family transcriptional regulator, with protein sequence MSDAARAPETAGSEIARVPASVAEALRSDVIAVRIRPGDAVTEAAVSARFAVSRPTARIAIDQLVRAGLLRREPNRGARVPALSRHDIADLYDNRALVEGAALAALARLGSVPADAVRSNRTLAEAPDDAPFAADDIAFHRALVAAQPSPRLTRMHEGLMGEIELCIGQVDANSLWRPAEIASQHARILEAVTAGDPDLAATLVREHIETSRDRLLAHADAQTRPGQPHT encoded by the coding sequence ATGAGCGACGCGGCCCGGGCACCAGAGACGGCAGGATCCGAGATCGCGCGCGTGCCCGCATCCGTGGCCGAAGCTCTCCGCAGCGACGTGATCGCCGTGCGAATCCGCCCGGGCGACGCCGTCACCGAGGCCGCTGTCTCGGCGCGCTTCGCCGTGTCGCGCCCCACCGCCCGCATCGCCATCGACCAGCTCGTGCGCGCTGGGCTGCTGCGCCGCGAGCCGAACCGGGGCGCCCGCGTTCCCGCTCTCAGCCGCCACGACATCGCCGACCTCTACGACAACCGCGCCCTCGTCGAAGGCGCGGCCCTCGCCGCGCTCGCCCGGCTCGGCTCGGTGCCGGCCGACGCCGTCCGCAGCAACCGCACCCTGGCCGAAGCCCCTGACGACGCTCCGTTCGCCGCCGACGACATCGCCTTCCACCGAGCGCTCGTCGCAGCACAGCCGAGCCCACGCCTCACGCGGATGCACGAAGGCCTGATGGGCGAGATCGAGCTGTGCATCGGCCAGGTCGACGCGAACTCGCTGTGGCGCCCTGCCGAGATCGCGAGCCAGCACGCTCGCATCCTGGAGGCCGTCACAGCAGGCGACCCCGACCTCGCCGCAACCCTCGTACGCGAGCACATCGAGACCTCTCGCGATCGGCTGCTCGCGCACGCCGACGCGCAGACTCGCCCCGGACAACCCCACACCTAG
- a CDS encoding alpha-hydroxy acid oxidase, with protein MTQRQFPKPAELLEYMQFKKPELDGKKRRLGAALTIEDLRSIAKRRTPKAAFDYTDGSAEGEISIQRARQAFRDVEFHPQVLRDVANVDTSATVFGAKSSMPFGIAPTGFTRLMQTEGEIAGAGAAAAADIPFSLSTLGTTSIEAVKAENPNGRNWFQLYVMRQREISYGLVERAAKAGFETLFFTVDTPVAGARLRDKRNGFSIPPQLTPSTVINAIPRPWWWIDFLTTPKLEFASLSSTGGTVGELLDAAMDPTISFEDLKVIRELWPGKLAIKGLQSVEDAKKFADFGVDAVVLSNHGGRQLDRAPIPFHLLPSVVKEVGQDLEVIVDTGIMNGADIVASIALGASFTLVGRAYLYGLMAGGRQGVDRMIAILSDQIVRTMKLLGAHSLDELTPAHVTQLERLAPRPRS; from the coding sequence ATGACGCAGCGACAGTTCCCGAAGCCGGCCGAGCTTCTCGAGTACATGCAGTTCAAGAAGCCCGAGCTCGACGGCAAGAAGCGCCGCCTCGGCGCCGCGCTCACGATCGAAGACCTCCGCTCGATCGCCAAGCGGCGCACCCCCAAGGCCGCATTCGACTACACCGACGGCTCGGCCGAGGGCGAGATCTCGATCCAGCGGGCCCGTCAGGCCTTCCGTGACGTCGAATTCCACCCGCAGGTGCTGCGCGACGTCGCGAACGTCGACACCTCCGCGACCGTCTTCGGCGCGAAGTCGTCCATGCCGTTCGGCATCGCCCCCACCGGCTTCACGCGCCTCATGCAGACCGAGGGCGAGATCGCCGGCGCCGGCGCCGCAGCCGCCGCCGACATCCCGTTCTCACTCTCGACCCTCGGCACCACCTCGATCGAGGCCGTCAAGGCCGAGAACCCGAACGGCCGCAACTGGTTCCAGCTCTACGTCATGCGCCAGCGCGAGATCTCGTACGGTCTCGTCGAACGGGCAGCGAAGGCAGGATTCGAGACGCTCTTCTTCACGGTCGACACCCCGGTCGCAGGCGCTCGCCTCCGCGACAAGCGCAACGGCTTCTCGATCCCGCCGCAGCTGACACCGTCGACCGTCATCAACGCGATCCCGCGCCCGTGGTGGTGGATCGACTTCCTCACCACGCCGAAGCTCGAGTTCGCCTCGCTCTCGTCGACCGGCGGAACCGTCGGCGAACTGCTCGACGCGGCCATGGACCCGACCATCTCGTTCGAGGATCTGAAGGTGATCCGCGAGCTGTGGCCAGGCAAGCTCGCGATCAAGGGCCTGCAGAGCGTGGAGGATGCGAAGAAGTTCGCCGACTTCGGCGTCGACGCCGTCGTGCTGTCGAACCACGGCGGTCGCCAGCTCGATCGCGCGCCCATCCCCTTCCACCTCCTGCCGTCCGTGGTGAAGGAGGTCGGGCAGGATCTCGAGGTCATCGTCGACACCGGCATCATGAACGGCGCCGACATCGTCGCCTCCATCGCCCTCGGGGCGTCGTTCACGCTCGTGGGCCGCGCCTACCTGTACGGACTGATGGCCGGCGGGCGGCAGGGCGTCGACCGCATGATCGCGATCCTGTCCGACCAGATCGTGCGCACCATGAAGCTGCTCGGGGCGCACTCGCTCGACGAGCTGACGCCGGCGCACGTGACGCAGCTGGAGCGGCTGGCGCCGCGCCCGCGCTCGTAG
- a CDS encoding rhamnulokinase family protein, producing the protein MSGSVAAVDLGATSGRVILGHVGPNELRLQHVARFANRPVTVPEQGGAAALHWDILGLWSALGDGLAAAARLDHAISSIGVDSWAVDYGLLRDGRLVGLPYHYRDSRSTAGLDAVHAALPADELYRLSGLAHLPFNTLFQLAADRAAGTLDFADRALLVPDLIGRWLTGVDVTERTNASTTGMLSPVTGGWEPSILTAVGASADLFAPLVEPGTALGGLLPSLASSLGGGRGIPVTAVGSHDTASAVVGVPIADEHAAYISSGTWSLVGLEVERPIITDAGRAANFTNEGGVDGRVRFLKNISGLWLLSESMRVWDAEATSSRASTDSTRASDLASLLAAAADVTGPVAVFDASDERFTPPGDMPGRITAWCDEHGVPAPQTRPDFVRSILESLAAAYARTLDEAETLSGRTITTVHVVGGGSQNELLCRLTADRTGRIVLAGPVEATAIGNVLVQARAAGLVPTSSSLESLRALVRQAYPPVRYEPAAASV; encoded by the coding sequence ATGAGCGGCAGTGTCGCCGCGGTCGACCTCGGGGCGACCAGCGGCCGAGTGATACTGGGGCACGTCGGGCCGAACGAGCTGCGCCTGCAGCACGTCGCCCGGTTCGCGAACCGGCCGGTGACCGTGCCCGAGCAGGGCGGTGCGGCGGCCCTGCACTGGGACATCCTCGGGCTGTGGAGCGCGCTCGGTGACGGGCTCGCGGCGGCGGCCCGCCTCGACCATGCGATCTCGTCGATCGGGGTCGACTCGTGGGCGGTCGACTACGGGCTGCTGCGTGACGGACGCCTCGTCGGGTTGCCGTATCACTATCGCGACTCGCGTTCGACAGCGGGCCTCGATGCGGTTCACGCCGCGCTGCCGGCCGACGAGCTCTACCGCCTCTCGGGGTTGGCTCACCTGCCGTTCAACACCCTCTTCCAGCTCGCTGCCGACCGGGCCGCGGGCACCCTCGACTTCGCCGACCGCGCCCTGCTCGTGCCCGACCTGATCGGCCGCTGGCTGACCGGGGTCGACGTGACGGAGCGCACGAACGCGTCGACCACCGGCATGCTCTCGCCGGTGACCGGAGGGTGGGAGCCTTCGATCCTGACGGCCGTCGGTGCCTCGGCAGACCTCTTCGCGCCACTCGTCGAGCCCGGCACGGCACTCGGCGGGCTGCTGCCGTCGCTCGCCTCGTCGCTCGGCGGTGGCCGTGGCATCCCCGTGACGGCTGTCGGCTCGCACGACACCGCGTCGGCCGTCGTCGGCGTGCCCATTGCCGACGAGCACGCCGCCTACATCTCGAGCGGAACCTGGTCGCTGGTCGGCCTCGAGGTCGAGCGGCCGATCATCACCGACGCGGGCCGCGCCGCCAACTTCACCAACGAGGGCGGTGTCGACGGGCGGGTGCGCTTCCTCAAAAACATCTCGGGGCTGTGGCTGTTGTCCGAGTCGATGCGGGTGTGGGACGCAGAGGCGACTTCGTCGCGCGCCTCCACCGACTCCACGCGCGCCTCCGACCTCGCGTCGCTGCTCGCGGCTGCTGCCGACGTGACCGGCCCCGTGGCCGTGTTCGACGCTTCCGACGAGCGCTTCACACCCCCGGGCGATATGCCGGGCAGGATCACGGCGTGGTGCGATGAACACGGAGTGCCCGCCCCGCAGACCCGGCCGGACTTCGTCCGCAGCATCCTCGAATCGCTGGCCGCGGCCTACGCGCGGACCCTCGACGAGGCCGAGACGCTGTCGGGCCGCACGATCACGACCGTGCACGTCGTCGGCGGCGGCTCGCAGAACGAGCTGCTCTGCCGCCTCACCGCCGACCGCACCGGCCGCATCGTGCTCGCCGGCCCAGTCGAGGCCACCGCGATCGGCAACGTGCTCGTGCAGGCGCGGGCCGCGGGTCTCGTCCCCACCTCGAGCTCGCTGGAGTCGCTGCGGGCCCTCGTCCGGCAGGCGTACCCGCCGGTGCGGTACGAGCCGGCGGCCGCGTCCGTCTGA
- a CDS encoding bifunctional rhamnulose-1-phosphate aldolase/short-chain dehydrogenase, whose product MTTSPTTTAAADLIARSNRLGSDPANTNYAGGNTSAKGTDIDPVTGEPVELLWVKGSGGDLGTLKPAGLAVLRLDRLRALADVYPGVEREDEMVAAFDHTLFGKGGAAPSIDTAMHGLVDAAHVDHLHPDSGIAIATSADGEALTSTVFGDKVVWVPWRRPGWQLGQDIADIKAMNPQAIGTILGGHGITAWGDTSDEAEANSLWIIQTAQAYIDQHGRQNPFGSTLAGYEALPDAERRAKAAALAPALRGLVSTDRAQVGHFTDDPRVLEFLASAEHPRLAALGTSCPDHFLRTKVKPMVLDLPATATVEESLERLAALHDEYRADYQAYYDRFATSESPAIRGQDPAIVLIPGVGMFSYGADKQTARVAGEFYLNAINVMRGAEAISTYAPIDEAEKFRIEYWALEEAKLKRRPAPKPLATRIALVTGAASGIGKAIATRLAREGACVVIADLDLAKAQAAAAELGSTDVAIGIQTNVTSEDEIASGIQEVLLAFGGLDLVVNNAGLSLSKSLLETTVADWDLQHNVMAKGSFLVSRAAAKVLIDQQLGGDIIYISSKNSVFAGPNNIAYSATKADQAHQVRLLAAELGEYGIKVNGINPDGVVRGSGIFAGGWGAKRAAVYGVPEEELGAYYAQRTLLKREVLPENVANAVFVLTAGDLSHTTGLHIPVDAGVAAAFLR is encoded by the coding sequence ATGACCACGAGTCCCACCACAACCGCCGCCGCCGACCTCATCGCGCGGTCGAACCGGCTCGGCTCCGACCCGGCCAACACCAATTACGCCGGCGGCAACACCTCGGCCAAGGGCACCGACATCGACCCCGTCACGGGCGAGCCGGTCGAACTGCTCTGGGTGAAAGGCTCGGGCGGCGACCTCGGCACGCTGAAGCCGGCCGGTCTCGCTGTGCTGCGCCTCGATCGTCTGCGTGCGCTGGCAGATGTCTATCCCGGCGTCGAGCGCGAAGACGAGATGGTGGCGGCGTTCGATCACACGCTGTTCGGCAAGGGCGGCGCGGCCCCGTCGATCGACACGGCCATGCACGGTCTGGTCGATGCGGCGCACGTCGACCACCTGCATCCTGACTCGGGCATCGCGATCGCGACGAGCGCCGACGGCGAGGCGCTCACCTCGACGGTCTTCGGCGACAAGGTGGTCTGGGTGCCGTGGCGCCGGCCGGGCTGGCAGCTCGGCCAGGACATCGCCGACATCAAGGCGATGAACCCGCAGGCGATCGGCACGATCCTCGGCGGCCACGGCATCACGGCGTGGGGCGACACCTCCGACGAGGCCGAGGCCAACTCACTCTGGATCATCCAGACGGCGCAGGCGTACATCGACCAGCACGGGCGGCAGAACCCCTTCGGGTCGACTCTGGCGGGCTACGAGGCTCTGCCCGACGCCGAACGCCGCGCGAAGGCTGCCGCTCTGGCGCCCGCCCTGCGCGGCCTGGTCTCGACCGACCGCGCTCAGGTCGGCCACTTCACCGATGACCCGCGCGTGCTCGAATTCCTGGCCTCGGCCGAGCACCCGCGGCTCGCTGCCCTCGGCACGAGCTGCCCCGACCACTTCCTCCGCACCAAGGTCAAGCCAATGGTGCTCGACCTACCCGCGACGGCTACGGTCGAGGAGTCGCTCGAGCGGCTCGCGGCTCTGCACGACGAGTACCGCGCCGACTACCAGGCGTACTACGACCGGTTTGCGACGTCCGAGTCACCGGCGATCCGCGGGCAGGATCCTGCGATCGTGCTGATCCCGGGCGTCGGCATGTTCTCGTACGGCGCCGACAAGCAGACCGCGCGCGTCGCGGGCGAGTTCTACCTCAACGCGATCAACGTGATGCGCGGCGCGGAGGCGATCTCGACCTACGCGCCGATCGACGAGGCCGAGAAGTTCCGCATCGAGTACTGGGCCCTCGAAGAGGCCAAGCTCAAGCGGCGGCCCGCCCCCAAGCCCCTGGCCACCAGGATCGCTCTCGTCACGGGTGCCGCGTCCGGCATCGGTAAGGCGATCGCCACCCGGCTCGCCCGCGAGGGGGCCTGCGTCGTGATCGCCGACCTCGATCTGGCGAAGGCGCAGGCGGCTGCGGCCGAGCTCGGTTCGACGGATGTCGCGATCGGCATCCAGACGAACGTCACGAGCGAGGACGAGATCGCGAGCGGCATCCAAGAGGTGCTGCTCGCCTTCGGCGGCCTCGACCTCGTGGTCAACAACGCCGGTCTCTCGCTGTCGAAGTCGCTGCTCGAGACGACCGTCGCCGACTGGGATCTCCAGCACAACGTGATGGCGAAAGGCTCCTTCCTCGTCTCCCGTGCGGCCGCGAAGGTCTTGATCGACCAGCAGCTTGGCGGCGACATCATCTACATCTCGTCGAAGAACTCCGTGTTCGCCGGCCCGAACAACATCGCCTATTCGGCGACGAAGGCCGACCAGGCGCACCAGGTGCGGCTGCTCGCGGCCGAGCTGGGCGAGTACGGCATCAAGGTCAACGGCATCAACCCCGACGGTGTCGTGCGCGGCTCGGGCATCTTCGCGGGCGGCTGGGGCGCGAAGCGCGCCGCTGTCTACGGTGTGCCCGAAGAAGAGCTCGGCGCCTACTACGCCCAGCGCACCCTCCTCAAGCGCGAGGTGTTGCCCGAGAACGTCGCCAACGCGGTGTTCGTGCTGACCGCCGGCGACCTGTCGCACACCACCGGCCTGCACATCCCCGTCGACGCTGGCGTCGCCGCCGCGTTCCTCCGCTAG
- the rhaI gene encoding L-rhamnose isomerase, producing the protein MTTFADIAPTLERQAIELPSWAFGNSGTRFKVFGTPGTPRTPEEKIADAAKVNELTGLAPAVALHIPWDLVDDWAALKSYAEGLGVRLGTVNSNTFQDDEYKFGSLANSDRAIRQRAIDHHLRCLEIMTETGSRDLKIWLADGTNYPGQDSLRQRQDNLATSLEAIYAQLSDSQRLVLEYKFFEPAFYHTDVPDWGTSYSQVSALGPKAYTCLDTGHHAPGTNIEFIVMQLLRLGKLGSFDFNSRFYADDDLIVGAADPFQLFRILFEVINGGGLDVDSPVQFMLDQCHNVEDKIPGQIRSVLNVQEMTARALLVDRDALAAAQASHDVLGANGILMDAFYTDVRPALADWRESRGLPADPMKAYAASGHQSKLAEERVGGKQLSWSA; encoded by the coding sequence ATGACCACCTTCGCCGATATCGCGCCCACCCTCGAGAGGCAGGCCATCGAGCTGCCCAGCTGGGCGTTCGGCAACTCGGGCACCCGCTTCAAGGTCTTCGGCACCCCGGGCACGCCCCGCACGCCCGAAGAGAAGATCGCCGACGCGGCCAAGGTCAACGAGCTCACCGGCCTCGCCCCCGCCGTCGCCCTCCACATTCCGTGGGATCTCGTCGACGACTGGGCGGCGCTCAAGTCATACGCCGAGGGGCTCGGGGTGCGCCTCGGCACGGTCAACTCGAACACCTTCCAGGACGACGAGTACAAGTTCGGAAGTCTCGCCAACTCCGACCGTGCGATCCGCCAGCGCGCGATCGACCACCACCTGCGCTGCCTCGAGATCATGACCGAGACCGGTTCTCGCGACCTCAAGATCTGGCTGGCCGATGGCACGAACTACCCGGGGCAGGATTCGCTGCGCCAGCGGCAGGACAACCTCGCGACGTCGCTCGAGGCGATCTACGCGCAGCTCTCGGACAGCCAGCGGCTCGTGCTCGAATACAAGTTCTTCGAGCCGGCGTTTTATCACACCGACGTTCCCGACTGGGGCACGAGCTACTCCCAGGTGTCGGCGCTCGGGCCGAAGGCGTACACCTGCCTCGACACGGGCCACCACGCGCCCGGCACCAACATCGAGTTCATCGTGATGCAGCTGTTGCGCCTCGGCAAGCTCGGTTCGTTCGACTTCAATTCGCGCTTCTACGCCGACGACGACCTCATCGTGGGCGCCGCCGACCCGTTCCAGCTCTTCCGCATCCTCTTCGAGGTCATCAACGGCGGAGGGCTCGACGTCGACTCGCCCGTGCAGTTCATGCTCGACCAGTGCCACAACGTCGAGGACAAGATCCCCGGCCAGATCCGCTCGGTGCTGAACGTGCAGGAGATGACGGCGAGGGCTCTGCTCGTCGACCGCGACGCCCTCGCCGCGGCTCAGGCCTCGCACGACGTGCTCGGCGCCAACGGAATCCTCATGGACGCCTTCTACACCGACGTGCGGCCGGCCCTCGCCGACTGGCGCGAATCGCGGGGCCTCCCCGCCGACCCGATGAAGGCGTACGCCGCGTCGGGCCACCAATCCAAGCTCGCCGAAGAACGCGTCGGCGGCAAGCAGCTGAGCTGGAGCGCCTGA
- the rhaS gene encoding rhamnose ABC transporter substrate-binding protein, translating into MLFHSRKTQGRIVAVAAATIALALVATGCSSSSGSSGGSGGGSKNYKVTFLPKSLGNNYFEASDGGGGKTAVNKFGGTYEEVGPTTATASAQVSYINTLTQQHVGAIVLSANDPNALCSSLNQAKSAGVKVVTFDSDTKASCRNVFVNQASTEGIAETQADNIAKEIGSAGDIAILSSTANATNQNAWNAAMTKYMAKKYPKIKIVTTVYGNDDDQTSYDDTAALVQKYPNLKGIVSPTTVGIAAAARYLSTSQYKGKVQLTGLGTPNQMRAYVKNGTVQSFALWNPSDLGYLAAYTAKALIDGTITGKTGDSYTAGKLGKYKVGADGTVILGKPTTFDKTNIDKFNF; encoded by the coding sequence ATGCTGTTTCACTCGCGCAAGACCCAGGGCAGGATCGTGGCCGTCGCGGCTGCGACCATCGCCCTCGCCCTGGTGGCCACCGGCTGCTCGTCCTCCAGCGGATCGTCGGGCGGCTCAGGCGGCGGCTCGAAGAACTACAAGGTCACCTTCCTGCCCAAGTCGCTCGGCAACAACTACTTCGAGGCGTCCGACGGCGGCGGCGGCAAGACGGCCGTGAACAAGTTCGGCGGCACCTACGAAGAGGTCGGGCCCACCACGGCGACCGCGTCGGCCCAGGTCAGCTACATCAACACCCTCACCCAGCAGCACGTCGGCGCGATCGTCCTCTCGGCGAACGACCCGAACGCGCTCTGCTCGTCGCTGAACCAGGCCAAGTCGGCCGGGGTCAAGGTCGTCACCTTCGACTCCGACACCAAGGCGTCCTGCCGCAACGTGTTCGTCAACCAGGCGTCGACCGAGGGCATCGCCGAGACCCAGGCCGACAACATCGCCAAGGAGATCGGCTCGGCCGGCGACATCGCGATCCTGTCGTCGACGGCCAACGCGACCAACCAGAACGCCTGGAACGCCGCGATGACCAAGTACATGGCCAAGAAGTACCCGAAAATCAAGATCGTCACCACGGTCTACGGCAACGACGACGACCAGACGTCGTACGACGACACCGCAGCCCTCGTGCAGAAGTACCCGAACCTCAAGGGCATCGTCTCGCCGACCACCGTCGGAATCGCGGCCGCGGCGCGCTACCTCTCGACGTCGCAGTACAAGGGCAAGGTTCAGCTGACCGGCCTCGGCACACCGAACCAGATGCGCGCCTACGTGAAGAACGGCACCGTGCAGTCGTTCGCCCTGTGGAACCCGTCCGATCTCGGCTACCTCGCCGCGTACACAGCGAAGGCGCTGATCGACGGAACGATCACCGGCAAGACCGGCGACAGCTACACGGCCGGCAAGCTCGGCAAATACAAGGTGGGTGCTGACGGCACCGTCATCCTCGGCAAGCCGACCACCTTCGACAAGACGAACATCGACAAGTTCAACTTCTGA
- a CDS encoding ABC transporter permease, with protein sequence MSSATTTATAPSPEPRALTDYGRPLWRRLLISREATIIAALIVVSIVASAVVPYFGSTTTVDFLLLDTAPILMIALPMTFVIVTGEIDLSVASTLGLSSVTLGLLTQAHVPMILSILVCLVVGLVAGAVNGFLVTVVGLPSIAVTIGTIALYRGIAVGLLGTTTITTFPSSWEGLAQNQFGTSGIPYVMVPIVVLILVFGAVLHFTSFGRGLFALGLSKDTAAFSGINVNRSKFIAFLLTGVVSALAGVFWTLRYATARGDNGTGLELSVIAAVLLGGVSIFGGKGALPGVIAGVLLIGVLQSALQLAGVSSDAITVVTGIVLVLSVVTPQVITRVRARRPRAA encoded by the coding sequence ATGAGTAGCGCCACCACGACCGCGACGGCTCCGAGCCCTGAGCCCCGCGCCCTCACCGACTACGGTCGCCCGCTCTGGCGTCGCCTCCTGATCTCGCGCGAGGCCACGATCATCGCGGCGCTCATCGTCGTCTCGATCGTCGCCTCGGCGGTGGTGCCCTACTTCGGCAGCACCACCACGGTCGACTTCCTGCTGCTCGACACCGCGCCGATCCTGATGATCGCGCTGCCGATGACGTTCGTGATCGTCACGGGCGAGATCGACCTGTCGGTCGCGTCGACCCTGGGGTTGTCGAGCGTGACCCTCGGGCTGCTCACGCAGGCGCACGTGCCGATGATCCTCAGCATCCTGGTCTGCCTCGTGGTCGGTCTCGTCGCGGGGGCCGTCAACGGATTCCTGGTGACCGTCGTCGGGCTGCCGTCGATCGCTGTCACGATCGGCACGATCGCGCTGTACCGCGGCATCGCGGTCGGCCTACTCGGCACGACCACGATCACGACCTTCCCGTCGTCGTGGGAGGGGCTCGCACAGAACCAGTTCGGCACCTCGGGGATCCCCTACGTGATGGTGCCGATCGTGGTGCTGATCCTCGTGTTCGGCGCCGTGCTGCACTTCACGTCGTTCGGGCGCGGGCTCTTCGCACTCGGCCTCTCGAAAGACACGGCGGCGTTCTCGGGCATCAACGTCAACCGCTCCAAGTTCATCGCGTTCCTCTTGACCGGAGTCGTCTCGGCCCTCGCCGGCGTCTTCTGGACGCTGCGCTACGCGACGGCTCGCGGCGACAACGGCACCGGCCTCGAGCTGAGCGTCATCGCGGCCGTGCTGCTCGGCGGCGTCTCGATCTTCGGAGGCAAGGGCGCGCTGCCCGGCGTCATCGCGGGCGTACTGCTGATCGGCGTGCTGCAGAGCGCGCTCCAGCTGGCCGGCGTCTCGTCGGACGCCATCACGGTCGTGACCGGCATCGTGCTCGTGCTCTCGGTCGTGACGCCGCAGGTCATCACCCGCGTCCGCGCGAGGCGGCCCCGCGCCGCCTGA
- a CDS encoding ABC transporter permease, which produces MTAVEAPPTPARGSGPSPTTGNAVTRGLRRLTRARETGIVIAVIVVVVVTTLVNPSFLFSVDGWRDLLLTPAMLLLLAVGEAMVIVTRSVDLSVGSVVGLTAYLTGELFIHVPGIPIVVVFLAGIVAGGILGLINGALVAFAKVPALVITLGTLYVYRGVNVLWTGSNQINPSQLPDNFLNIGTNSIVGLPYLFFIALVVVLIAGWYMRNKRSGRELYAIGSDPAAAELYGLKVTQRVFIAFVISGALAGLAGVLFTARYGTSDSQTGTGLELQAVGAAVIGGVAIFGGSGSVYGAAIGAFLLITISRALPILGVQSFWQQAVVGILIIGAIILDRYLALRVSRRLLAERENSHE; this is translated from the coding sequence ATGACCGCCGTAGAAGCACCCCCGACCCCGGCTCGCGGCTCCGGCCCGTCGCCGACCACCGGCAACGCGGTCACCCGCGGCCTCCGCCGCCTGACCCGCGCCCGCGAGACCGGCATCGTCATCGCCGTCATCGTCGTCGTGGTCGTCACCACGCTCGTCAACCCGTCCTTCCTCTTCAGCGTCGACGGCTGGCGCGACCTGCTGCTCACCCCGGCGATGCTGCTGCTGCTCGCGGTCGGCGAGGCCATGGTGATCGTCACCCGCAGCGTCGACCTGTCGGTCGGCTCGGTCGTCGGCCTGACCGCCTACCTCACCGGCGAGCTCTTCATCCACGTGCCCGGGATCCCGATCGTCGTCGTCTTCCTGGCGGGGATCGTGGCCGGTGGCATCCTGGGCCTCATCAACGGCGCGCTCGTCGCCTTCGCGAAGGTGCCGGCACTCGTGATCACGCTCGGCACGCTCTACGTCTACCGCGGCGTCAACGTGCTGTGGACGGGCAGCAACCAGATCAACCCGTCGCAGCTGCCCGACAACTTCTTGAACATCGGCACGAACTCGATCGTCGGGCTGCCCTACCTCTTCTTCATCGCGCTCGTCGTGGTGCTGATCGCCGGCTGGTACATGCGCAACAAGCGCTCGGGCCGCGAGCTCTACGCCATCGGCTCCGACCCGGCGGCCGCCGAGCTCTACGGCCTCAAGGTGACCCAGCGCGTCTTCATCGCCTTCGTCATCTCGGGTGCGCTCGCGGGCCTGGCCGGGGTGCTCTTCACCGCCCGCTACGGCACGAGCGACTCGCAGACCGGCACCGGCCTCGAGCTGCAGGCCGTCGGCGCCGCCGTCATCGGCGGGGTCGCGATCTTCGGCGGGTCGGGCAGCGTCTACGGGGCTGCGATCGGCGCATTCCTGCTGATCACGATCAGCCGGGCGCTGCCGATCCTGGGGGTCCAGAGCTTCTGGCAGCAGGCCGTGGTCGGAATCCTGATCATCGGCGCCATCATCCTCGACCGCTACCTGGCGCTGAGGGTCTCGAGACGTCTTCTCGCCGAGAGGGAGAACAGCCATGAGTAG